The following coding sequences are from one Oceanidesulfovibrio indonesiensis window:
- a CDS encoding glycosyltransferase — protein sequence MTSFVPEAALSLGVVAERKYFLPYRDAMVRAVNDEGFEARALTDIDYENHGDLDAFLVIGPHKYRGRLKHHDRHIFAAVQTEQFPTPEAGAYTFGKERYAIFQEFAPEYDVIFEWHRNTARFLAKRYGHIVWLPYGSFGEMLYPECESGAEREPEYDFVFIGALGGVDGRRDKLIDALATRWSIHPESQGVWGAKKGRALANSRIALNIHFDHGATFESPRLFEYLSNGRFTLSETAADPHPFVEGRDYAAFFANQLVDKAAWWLDHPEERARVAAQGRETAHRHPIEKSARAVIRRLLVEKARRKMS from the coding sequence ATTTTCTGCCCTACCGGGACGCCATGGTCCGCGCGGTGAACGACGAAGGATTCGAGGCTCGCGCGCTCACGGACATCGACTACGAAAACCATGGCGACCTGGACGCATTCCTCGTCATCGGTCCGCATAAGTACCGCGGCAGGTTGAAGCATCACGACAGGCACATCTTCGCCGCCGTACAGACCGAGCAGTTCCCCACGCCAGAAGCCGGCGCGTACACGTTCGGCAAGGAACGTTACGCGATCTTTCAGGAATTTGCGCCCGAATACGATGTGATCTTCGAGTGGCACCGCAACACGGCGCGGTTCCTGGCGAAACGTTATGGCCACATCGTCTGGCTGCCGTATGGGAGCTTCGGAGAGATGCTGTACCCGGAGTGCGAGTCCGGCGCGGAACGCGAACCCGAGTACGATTTCGTGTTCATCGGCGCGCTGGGAGGCGTTGACGGCAGGCGGGACAAGCTTATCGACGCGCTGGCCACACGCTGGTCCATCCACCCGGAAAGCCAGGGCGTGTGGGGCGCTAAAAAGGGCAGGGCGCTGGCGAACTCGCGCATCGCCCTGAACATCCACTTCGACCACGGCGCCACGTTCGAGTCCCCACGGCTGTTCGAATACCTCTCCAACGGCCGGTTCACCCTCTCGGAGACAGCCGCCGACCCGCACCCGTTTGTGGAGGGCCGGGACTACGCCGCCTTCTTCGCCAATCAGCTGGTGGACAAGGCCGCGTGGTGGCTGGACCACCCGGAAGAGCGGGCTCGCGTGGCCGCGCAGGGCAGGGAGACGGCGCATCGCCATCCCATCGAAAAATCGGCGCGCGCGGTCATCCGCCGGCTGCTCGT